The DNA window TGTGCTGTAAGAGAACCTGATCTGTTTCGAAGGACAATTCACAGATTTTACAGACCGCGGAGGGCTCCCGGGAAGCGTGGACACTGTCAATGTGACACTGCAGCTGGAACGGGGTGGGGAACTGGCGGCGGCAGTGCTGGCAGGTGGTGTGGATTTCCCAGCCGTCACCCTTCTGCCTCTCAAGCTCCAGATGGTTCCTCACGTGGGTCATAAACTTGACATTTTTTAGGACTCTCAAGCAGCTGAGGCATTTAAAGGCTGTGCGAGTCTTCTGTTCTGGCTGCCCATCTCCTGTATGCTGTCCATAGTAAAAGTCATCAAGTAACAAGATCAGATTTCCTTTCATGGGATCAACAGTCTTGCTCTGACTTGCTAGAGTCAAAAAGTCTGTTTTCTCCAGCCCTTCCAAACTACATGTTCTCTCTGGAGCCATAAGACTGAAGCATGCCTGGTCATTTGCGTGAGTCCGTGAAAATGATGCCCCGCCTTGAACATGGCTCGGTGAGGTCGGGAGATCTTCCAAGGTCATAATCGTGTCCTTTGTAGGAGAGATACCTGGAGGGGGCAAGGTGGAGGCAGGTCCCCCTGGGATTCCATCGCCGAGTTTGGGTCTTTTGGGATTCCCACAGTTAAAATTTACATCTGAAGTGGGACATCGCTTTGAATTAAGAGGACTTTCATCCTTGCCTCCTAATGAGAGAACAGCTCCAGATAGACAGTGAGACCGCGGAGAGAGCAATTCTGAATTGTGAAGCACGGCTTGCAGAGAGGTTGTTTTATAATCAGGTTTAGACGAAGGCTCCAAAATATTAGGACTGTCTCTTCCTCCCCATTCAGACTGAGAAGCTGGGGAGACGGCCGCTGGCTCTGATGCTGGGGTCCTGAGATTTGCAGGCTGCGACGTGCAGGAGGGATCTGGACTCACGTGGCCCTTCTTTCTTCTTGAAGATGGGTCCCTGGTCACTCTGTTCAAAATGTTAGAAATGACTGGCTTTGAACTTGAAATCACTCTGACAAAGAGAGTTTCAGCATCCTCATTGACGTGCTGCACTCCAACAAAGATGACCTCAGCATCGCCATCGTCCTCATCTCTGGATTTGGACCCTCCGGCCTTTTGCTCGGGTTGTGGTGGTGCTTGTGCTTCCTCACACGGGAAGAGATGGGCCATTTTACAATCACTTTTGGCTTCAAGTGGCCCCTTCCAGTGTTTTTCCCACCTAAAGGCAACCACAGGACAAGGTCACCCCCCTGATCTCAGGTGTCACTCTCTGTGGTTTCCGTTAACCCTCAGTTGTTCACCGAAAATACTAAATggaaaagtccagaaataaataacTCACAAGTTTTAAATTGCATGTCATTCTGAGGAGTGTGATTGGAATCTCACGCCATCCTGCTTCCTCCTGCCCAGAATGTGAATCGTTCCTTAATCCTGCACATCTCACCCGTTTGTCACTCAGTTACCACAATAACTGTTGAGACGTCACAGGGCTTGTGACCAAGTCACCCTTATTTTACTCAATAACAGCCCCAAAGCATAAGTGGAGTGATGCTGGCCATTTAGATATGCCAGAGAGAATCCATTAAgtgcttcctttaagtgaaaagaTCGAAGTTCTCAATttgatataaaaagagaaaaaactgtaTGCTGAGGTTGCTAAGATCTGTGGCGAAtgtgaggaagagaaaagaaatctgGGTTAGTTTTGCTGTCAAACCTCAAACTGCAAAAGGTATGGCCACAGAGCATAGTAAGTGCTtagggtgaaaaaaaaatcactaaatgaGTACAGTAATATATTTTACATAGAGACTACATTCACAAAACTTTTATAAAagtatattgttataattgttctatGTTATTATTAtaccttctctggtggttcagatggtaaagtgtatgcctacaatttgggagacccgggttcgatccctgggtccggaagatcctctgcagaaggaaatggcaacccactccagaattcttgcctgggaaatcccatagacagaagagcgtagtaggctgcagtccatggggtggcaaagagtcggacacgactgagcgacttcactctcactttcctgTTATTATTAGTTGCCAATCTCTTACTGtgcttttataaaataaactgcaTCACAGGTATGTCTGTATAGAAAAAACATTGTGTATATAGGGTTTGATACTATGTGAGGTTACAGATGTCCACTGGGGGTCTTGGAACTTATTCTCTGCAGATAAGTGGTGATGATTATATTTCTTTCAAAAGACAAAATTAGTACCTGATTTAATCATTGGCTGAAACATTGAGATAACTATTAAcaccctttggagaaggaaatggcaacccactccagtgttcttgcctggagaatcccagggatgggggagcctggtggctgccgtctatggggtcgcagagtcggacacgactgaagtgacttagcattaacACCCTTATTCTATACCTAAGGAAACATCTCAAACTCAGTTAAGTGACATGACAGTTTTAAACTTACTTCTCCAGCCCCCACTTTTGCCTTGTCTCCCCATGGTGGCCCCAGCGCTCCTGTTAAACTCTACAGGAGAGCTGGTAGGCACCATTTTGCTTCCAGATCTCTAATCTCACTCAGAAATGCTGACCAACATAAAATGTCCAAAAAAGCCCCCAGCTGTTCCTTGGGGGTGCCCCTCACCCCCTCCACTCTGTGAGTCCAGAAGGCACCAGACTCTATATAcatggatcaaaaatattttttaaaaaaattctggaaagttCTAATAGCAAAACTTGAACCTGCCTCATGCtggcaactatatatatatagcatttacACTGTACTTGAAACTGTTTACACAGCATcgacattgtattaggtattataaggaATGTGGAGATGATTGAAAGCATGTGGGAGCATCCCCTTAAGTTACATGCAAAGACTGCacaattttatataagggacttgagtacCCATGGACTTTGGTATCTGTGGGTGCAGGGTTCCGGGACCCGATCTCTCAAGGGTACCCAGGAGAGAGGACAGGGCCTTCTCAGGACTTCTGCTGCTCCCCCTGCCTTGGACACTGTCTCAAGTACTGTCACCCAGCTCCTGACCGGCCTCGGTCCACAGTTtctctgccaggcttccctgaccatggTGTCAGAAATCACAGCCTCCCCCAACTCACGTGCTGTATTCACCTCCAGAGCTATTG is part of the Bubalus kerabau isolate K-KA32 ecotype Philippines breed swamp buffalo chromosome 16, PCC_UOA_SB_1v2, whole genome shotgun sequence genome and encodes:
- the LOC129629596 gene encoding zinc finger protein 280A-like, which codes for MAHLFPCEEAQAPPQPEQKAGGSKSRDEDDGDAEVIFVGVQHVNEDAETLFVRVISSSKPVISNILNRVTRDPSSRRKKGHVSPDPSCTSQPANLRTPASEPAAVSPASQSEWGGRDSPNILEPSSKPDYKTTSLQAVLHNSELLSPRSHCLSGAVLSLGGKDESPLNSKRCPTSDVNFNCGNPKRPKLGDGIPGGPASTLPPPGISPTKDTIMTLEDLPTSPSHVQGGASFSRTHANDQACFSLMAPERTCSLEGLEKTDFLTLASQSKTVDPMKGNLILLLDDFYYGQHTGDGQPEQKTRTAFKCLSCLRVLKNVKFMTHVRNHLELERQKGDGWEIHTTCQHCRRQFPTPFQLQCHIDSVHASREPSAVCKICELSFETDQVLLQHMKDSHKPGEMPYVCRLCNYRSSAFADVEAHFRTWHGNTNNLLCLLCLRNFKLATSFVNHAWRHWNKRVFPCSKCRLQFLNLKEKTEHQTKHHQSFKMPEQLRGLPPETEVMIRTSVHLGLRETASIIVRNTDSQVPPRKNTQKMTTNTKYSRRVAARDLAKNYVLPTSRNSEKPY